One Chloroflexota bacterium genomic window, TCTGCCGGGGTACCCTGACCCTCGTAGAGGGCATCGGCCAGCGCCTGCTTGTCGATGGCATGTGCGATGGCCTTGCGGAAATCCGGTTCGAGAATCGCGCGCGGGCTCGCCGCCTCCGGCCGCAGCTGGAAGCGAGTAAACCGCACCTGCGCCGGGGTGTAGAGCACCGTCCCTCCGTCGCCCGATGCCCATGCCTGTTGGAGGATCCGACCCGTCTCGAAGCGGATGGTGATATCGGCCACGAGGTGCGCGGCGCCAGAGAGCAGCGACGCTGTCACGGCATTTGGGTCCTGCTGGAAAATCAGCCGAAGACGGTCGATCTTCGGACGACCGAAGACGTAGCGGTCGAAGGCAACCCCTTCGATGAAGGCGCCCGGCTCCCACTGGTCGATGCGATAGGCGCCGAGTCCCACGTAGGCCTTCGTCCAGAACGGCAGGTTGTCCCATTGCTCGGGCGTCACCTGCTGGTACAGCGGCTCCAGGACGTGGCGCGGCAGCGGCCGGAACTCCTCGGAGAGCAGCCCGGCGTATGGGTAGACCTCGCGCCAGTGCACGATGAAGGTTTGCGGGTCGGGGGCTGTGGCTTGGTCCATCAGGCTGTCCGGTGGCGCCCCGGGCGTGCCGACCGTGGGCCCATATTGCAGATCACGATGCACCTGCCAGGCAAAGACCAAATCGTCTGCCGAGAACGGCTCACCGTCGTGCCAGACGAGGTTCGGCTTGAGCCGATACGTTGTTTCCATCGTCCCGTCCGGGTTCACCTGCCAACTCGCACTGCCCAGCTGGGGCAGTACTTCGGCGAGTTGCGGCTGAGGGCTCCCCTCACCATCGCGGATCATCAGCGTCGCGTTGAAGAACCGCGGGCTCGTATCAATGCCAATCCCTCCCGATCTGCCCATGGAGGACGGCTCGGCCCGAGCGATGAACACGAGAGTCCGGCTCGCTTGCGCAACGGCGCTGCTCGGCCCTTGCGGCTCCGTTCGGCTCACGGGCTGGACCGGCGAGCTCCCGCACGCCAGCAGCACGGGGAGGATTCCGAGAAACAGGAGCAGTCGGCCGCTCACCGGCGTCAGCTCCACGCCGCCTGCCGCCCACGCGGGATCACCGCCTCTCGAGGCGCCATAGCCGTCGCCGTCGCCTCGTCGGGCTGGCCCACGAGCCGAACCCGGCCCATCGTGACGTCGATCGGCTCGTGCTCGGGGTCCCGGATGATGCCGGTCGGATCGAGTCCCTCCATCACCCGCTGGATGTTGTGCCGCAGAAGCTCCCGGAGCAGAACGATCCCGCGGTCAGAGGTCGCGAGGCGTTCGTTCGTCCGATCGGTGATCACCCCTTGGGTTTCCCACATCACGTGGTCCTGAGCAGCAATCTGGCCGAAGGGGGCATAGAAGCGGAACTGCGCTTCGGGATGAAGCGCCTCCGCAGGGGTCTTCAGCGGCGGAAGGTACTCGTAGATGGCGTCGTCGGTTTCGACCAGGTTCGCGTCAGGCCGCACGCGGTAGCCCTCGCCCACGATGAACACCAGGGTGTGGGTGTCGTCCACCGGCGTGCGGAGCCAGGTGGTGCCAAGGTAGGTTGGCCAGACGAACGGATGCTCGTCCACCATACCGTTCTTATAGACACGGCGCTTCATGATGCCGTATGGCGTCTCATAGAAGTCGAAGGTCAGCACGTCGTCGGTCGTGCCCCGCGTGCTGTTGATGGGGACTAGCGGTCGGTTGGCCACGTCCTGGTGCAGGATCTGCAGGTGTGCCGGGTCGAGTGCGTTCTCAACGGAAGAGAGGTAATTGCAGTCCAGCATGGGGTAGACGGTGACCCGCATCTTGCGGTCCACGCGCACCCACTCCCTGTACCGTGGCAGCGCTGGAGCTGGGCTTGGCCCGAGATAGGCGAAGTACAGGCCGGCCGCCCGCTGGACGGGATAGGCCTTCATCTTGACGGTGAGGGAGAACTTGCTGTCCGCCGGCTCGGCCGGGGTCTCCAGGCAGTTCCCCATCGTGTCGTACAGCCAGCCGTGGTAGGCGCAGCTGATCCCTCGCTCCTCTACCCGCCCGTAGAGCATGCTGGCTCCCCGGTGGGCGCAGTGGTCCTGGATCAAGCCGACGTTCCCGCTCTTGTCCTTGAACAGCACCAGGTCCTCGCCGAGAACGCGGACGAACTTGGTCGGCTGCTCGTTCGTCAACTCGCACGCCGGGGCGATCGGCTGCCAGTACCGGCGCAACCACTCGCCGGCTGGGGTTCCCGGGCCCACTTGGGTGAGAAAGGCGTTTTCCTCTTGCGTCAGCACAGAACCTGCTCCTTCAAATGGTTGACCGCTCAGGCCGGGTCAACGTGCTGCGTGTTGACGCGGGCTCATACGGGCTCGCCGTCGTGCCAGTTGTACTGCATCCGGTGCGCCGAAAGCGGAGGCGGGCGGGTTGCCCCAGGCGTGGCTCGGAGCTTTGCGGAGACTTCTTGTACCAGCAAATGAGAAAGATCGAGGTCGAAGTCCTCGGCACGCTGGACTCCACGAAGCAGTTCTTCTTTTTCGGCAATGCACCGGGCATGGCATGGGTTCCGACGGGTCTTATCGTTAGTGCATGTCACTGGTACGCGGTCTCCGCATGCAACTACGTGCGTCTGGTCGGCTGGCTGGGAACCACCGAAAACCCGAAGCTCGCGGGGGAGTATGTCAAGCGCGTGATGCCCGAGGTCCACCTATGGCGCAACAAAGTCGCTGCACATTTCGCCAGGACATCTCCACGAAAGGAGGACACGGTGGCTGATCTGATTTCCAGCGTCATGTTGCCGATCTCGTTCGACGACGACCGGTATTTTGTGGGCTCGCTAACGTTCGCCACGCAGGGAAGCAGCGCTCATCAAGGCATGCGGTGGAGCCTAACAGAGACCCACGAAGCCCTTCGGGAGCGGTACTGGCCCAACCCCCCTACAAGGCCCTCCGAGCCAACTGAAGTGCAATAGTCGGCGCCACAGATCCTCCCGCGCTATCCACGGTTCGGTCCTCGTGGTAGGCCTTTTGATCCAGTCACCGCTTTTTTTGATCGCCTCCGCGTTCGCCGATAAACTAGCCGCCAATGGCGGACCAATGTGGAAGCCTTGAGTCCGCTGTCTCTTGCCGGGCGGGGTGCTGTCATCATCGCGATCAAGGCTGACGCAGCGCTCGACCGCGGTCTCATTCGGTCGGGCCCAGCAGTTCGGACCATCCGTTGAGAGGTGATGTTCTTTATGAGCAGGATGGCTTGGCCAACGATCATCGGCCTATCGGTGCTCCTCAACGCTTGCACGGCCGCATCCCCCGTACCGTCGACTACCCAACCATCCCAGCCCGCACCAATGGCGCAACGCACCTTGGCGATCGCGATCCGCGCGGAACCTACGTCGCTGTCGCTTCGCCCGCCACGTGAGACATTCGCCGACGTGCAGCACACGGCGATCTTCAACGCAGACATTGCTATCGCAGACGACCGGGGAAGTCCTGTTCCTTACCTGGTCGAGGCACTCCCCCAACTCAACTCCGACAGTTGGCGGGTGCTTCCGGATGGTCGCATGGAGACGACGTATCGACTGCGTCCGAACCTCACCTGGCAGGACGGGACGCCACTCTCGGCTGAAGACTTCGTGTTCAGTTTCCGAGTGTACGGGACCCCTGATGTTGGCCTGGCGCTCCAACCGCCCTTTAACAGCATCGAGCGGGTCGAAGCTTCCGACGCCCGGACATTCACAATCCATTGGACGCGACCCTACCCCGATGCTGGACACATGACCGGGAGAGATCAGAACTTCCCTGCGCTTCCCCGACAGCTCCTGGAATCGCACTTCACGAATGAACCCGTAGAGACTTTCTTGACGCACCCATACTGGTCTCGGGAGTTCCTGGGGTTGGGCCCTTACCGCGTGGTGAACTGGGAACCCGGTTCGTTCATAGAAGCGGCGGCCTTCGAAGGCCATGCGGGCGGGCGGCCAAAGATCGATCGGATCAAGATCATGTTCATCTCGGATGCGAACGCTGTCCTCGCTCACCTGCTTAGTGGTGATCTGGACTTTGCTGCTCCCTTCACGATGGCGATTCCGAATGCGTTGACCCTCAAAGATGAATGGGCCTCCAAACAGGGTGGAACGGTGCTCTACCAGGTTGGTGGCTTCTGGCACGGGCTTGGGGTTCAGTTCTTGCCTGAGCGTACGTCGCCGCAGGCCCTTCTTGATGTGCGGGTGCGCCGAGCGATTGCCCACGCGATCGACCGACCAGCGTTCAACGACGCAATGAACGCCGGGGTCGGTCTCGAGGCAGACTACTATTTACCAACTACAGGCCAGTGGGGCTCTGAGGTCCAGCGGGGTGCTGTGAAACACAACCACGACTTGCAGCTCGCAGAGCAGCTGATGCGCGAAGCGGGCTTCGAGAAGGGCCCTAATGGGGTGTATACGAGTGCGACGGAGGGCGAGTTCGCCGTCGAAGTGCGAACCACGGCAGGGCCGTATGCCACGGAACTCGCTGCCCTCGCGAATGATTGGGAGAATGCCGGCTTCAAGATCAACCAGCAGATCATCCCCCCGGCGCGCTCCCAGGATCTCGAGACCGC contains:
- a CDS encoding ABC transporter substrate-binding protein is translated as MAIAIRAEPTSLSLRPPRETFADVQHTAIFNADIAIADDRGSPVPYLVEALPQLNSDSWRVLPDGRMETTYRLRPNLTWQDGTPLSAEDFVFSFRVYGTPDVGLALQPPFNSIERVEASDARTFTIHWTRPYPDAGHMTGRDQNFPALPRQLLESHFTNEPVETFLTHPYWSREFLGLGPYRVVNWEPGSFIEAAAFEGHAGGRPKIDRIKIMFISDANAVLAHLLSGDLDFAAPFTMAIPNALTLKDEWASKQGGTVLYQVGGFWHGLGVQFLPERTSPQALLDVRVRRAIAHAIDRPAFNDAMNAGVGLEADYYLPTTGQWGSEVQRGAVKHNHDLQLAEQLMREAGFEKGPNGVYTSATEGEFAVEVRTTAGPYATELAALANDWENAGFKINQQIIPPARSQDLETAAGYPGLRLTTSPATERIALAPIPGNIPTPENGWRGGSQISWTNTEYTRLVGQFSSTLERAERGDLMTQLARVFSEDLAVISLHFPPIVLAAAASLTGPKEGAPETNVFWNIQQWELR
- a CDS encoding peptide ABC transporter substrate-binding protein, with the protein product MSGRLLLFLGILPVLLACGSSPVQPVSRTEPQGPSSAVAQASRTLVFIARAEPSSMGRSGGIGIDTSPRFFNATLMIRDGEGSPQPQLAEVLPQLGSASWQVNPDGTMETTYRLKPNLVWHDGEPFSADDLVFAWQVHRDLQYGPTVGTPGAPPDSLMDQATAPDPQTFIVHWREVYPYAGLLSEEFRPLPRHVLEPLYQQVTPEQWDNLPFWTKAYVGLGAYRIDQWEPGAFIEGVAFDRYVFGRPKIDRLRLIFQQDPNAVTASLLSGAAHLVADITIRFETGRILQQAWASGDGGTVLYTPAQVRFTRFQLRPEAASPRAILEPDFRKAIAHAIDKQALADALYEGQGTPAEVFAPERAPQFPSMLRAATKYPHDPRQAQDLLERLGFSKGADGIYGRAAEGPLSLEWRATEGGDSSVQVGVLTDALRQVGIDAHPFILPRPFDNQTRASFPGLMNWSTVGQPDDWLMDFTSAKRATAENRWSGINFGGWSKPEYDRLAETLATSLDLATRTNTMVQMTQVMSEEVPVLPLYYSLDVVAHVAALRGVKVARDGSIAWNVEQWELK
- a CDS encoding Rieske 2Fe-2S domain-containing protein: MLTQEENAFLTQVGPGTPAGEWLRRYWQPIAPACELTNEQPTKFVRVLGEDLVLFKDKSGNVGLIQDHCAHRGASMLYGRVEERGISCAYHGWLYDTMGNCLETPAEPADSKFSLTVKMKAYPVQRAAGLYFAYLGPSPAPALPRYREWVRVDRKMRVTVYPMLDCNYLSSVENALDPAHLQILHQDVANRPLVPINSTRGTTDDVLTFDFYETPYGIMKRRVYKNGMVDEHPFVWPTYLGTTWLRTPVDDTHTLVFIVGEGYRVRPDANLVETDDAIYEYLPPLKTPAEALHPEAQFRFYAPFGQIAAQDHVMWETQGVITDRTNERLATSDRGIVLLRELLRHNIQRVMEGLDPTGIIRDPEHEPIDVTMGRVRLVGQPDEATATAMAPREAVIPRGRQAAWS